The Parvibaculum sp. DNA segment AAGGGCAGACAGAGCGCGCGATTGTCGCGGAAGCCGACGACCTCGCAAGTCACGTCTTCGCCCAGACGGTTGGTCACGGCGAGACGGCTGCCGACGCCCATGGCGTGAAGCGGCCCGGCCACCTCGACTACCAGCCCCTGAACGCTGAAGACGCGGCCATAATGTTTGACTTCGGCGATCTCACCGATTTCCGCCAACAATGCTCGCACCGGCCTGTAGCCCCCGCTACGCAAACCCCCTGGGGGCCTGCTGAAATATCCCAAGAACGCGAAACCGGGACCTCGGCTTGCGCCGATCCGGCCTCACGGGAGCGATCATGGCGCGAAGACTTTAAGGCCGCGTAAACCCTGACCGGCCAATCTTTCTCCCTAACGGAACGGCCGGGCGCTGCGGAATTCCCGCAGGATCGGTGGCTTTCAGGAACTTAAAAAGGTCCGCTAAATTTTTCTGAATTTTTTCTGTTTCGATTAACCTTTGTTAACCAAATCGCCTTAAGGTCCGAATTCTGGATTAACCGGGCTGCAGGCGACACGGGGCTGTCCTACATCGCCGAAGTGGGGGACCAATGCGAGTTCTGCTCATAGAAGACGATAGCGCGACCGCGCAGAGCATCGAATTGATGCTCAAATCGGATGGTTTCAATGTGTACACCACCGACCTCGGCGAAGAAGGGGTCGATCTGGGCAAGCTTTACGATTACGACATCATCCTTCTCGACCTCAACCTGCCGGATATGAGCGGTTACGAGGTTCTGAAGTCCCTTCGCGTCGGCAAGATCGCGACCCCGATCCTGATCCTTTCCGGCCTCGCCGGCATCGAAAACAAGGTTCGCGGCCTCGGCTTCGGCGCCGACGACTACATGACCAAACCCTTCCACAAGGATGAGCTGGTGGCGCGCATTCATGCCGTCGTCCGCCGCTCGAAGGGTCACTCCCAGTCCGTCATCAACACCGGCAAGCTGACCGTCAATCTCGACACCAAGACGGTCGAGGTCGAAGGCAGCCGCGTGCATCTGACGGGCAAGGAATACCAGATGCTGGAGCTGCTCTCGCTCCGCAAGGGCACCACGCTCACCAAGGAGATGTTCCTCAATCATCTCTATGGCGGCATGGACGAGCCGGAACTGAAGATCATCGACGTCTTCATCTGCAAGCTTCGCAAGAAGCTCGCGGCTTCGACCGGCGGCGATCACTACATCGAAACGGTTTGGGGCCGGGGCTACGTGCTGCGCGACCCGTCCGAAGGGACAATGCAGGCCAAGGCGTCAGCCTGATCCCGCATATCGCGCGTGTTGCGTTGAGGGGGCGTCTCGGGGGGGACGCCCCTTTTTCGTGGGCGCTTGGGCAAGCCCGCCTCAAACGCCGGCGCCACCCTCGGCGAACGACGCTTCGATGACAAAGGCGTCGCCATCCATCCGCGCATCGATCGACAGATCGAGCGAGCGGGCAACAAGGCCCGTGAAATAAGGTTGCGCGGCGCGGGCGTCGAGAAAACGATCCGCAGCGCGTCCGCCGAGAAATTTGGCGGTCTCTTCGGGAACGCGCGCCGCCTGCCCCGTCGAGCGCACCCTGATCGTCGGTTTGGCGAGATCGCCCGCGATCGAAACGGCAACTTCGCCGCCCCGCGGGATCGCAGCCATCCCGATCAGGATCATGTTGAGCAGAAGCTTCACATAGTCCTTGCCCATCGTCGCGGCGGGCGCATCCCAGACGAGCGATGCCTTCTCGCCCATCATCAGCCCTTCGGCCACACCTTTCGCGTCCTGAAGGTCGAGCTCGGCGCCGGCCGATCCTGCGGCCCCGAAGCAGAGACGGGCGAACTGAAGCTTGGCAGAGGCCTGAGCCGCACTCTTGGTGATGAGATCCATCGCATGGGCCTTCATCTCCGGATCGTCGTCGTCGGCAAGCACCTCAAGCCCGTTCGTGATCGCGCCAACCGGGCTGATCACGTCGTGGCAAACGCGGCTGCACATCAGGGCAGCCAACTCCAGCGCGGAAACCTCGTCCGTTTCGTTCATATCGAATTGCCCCACAACCCTCGAACGCCCAGAAAGCCTGATAGCATCGCACCGCACACAATGCCAGCCCCGCAAGGGCCCCACAAACCCCGAGGCATTGCTGCCTTGACCGGCCCTACCCGCAAATGCTGTTCTCCGCGCCGGCCTCAAACGAAACCCCGAAGGAACCGGATGTGACGAGCTCGATTGCCGACAAGGCGGCCCTGACAGACGAATTGCGGCGTATCGCCGTCCAGGCCGGCGCCGCCATCATGGACCACTACGACGCAGGCGTGGAGGTGATCCGAAAGGAAGACAACAGTCCCGTCACCGCCGCCGACCACGACGCCGAGGCCATCATTCTCGACGGCCTGCGCCGCGTCGCACCCGAAATTCCGGTGGTATCGGAAGAGGCGGCCGCAAGCGGACATATCCCCGAATTCGGGCCTCATTTCTTCCTGGTGGATCCTCTCGACGGCACCAAGGAGTTCATCGGCAAGAACGGCGAATTCACGGTCAATATCGCCCTGATCGAAAATCGCCTGCCGACCGCCGGCGTCGTTTACGCGCCGGCCAAGGCGCGCATGTTCTTCGGTTACGGGCCGGGCATGGCTTTCGAGCAGAAGATCGCGGCCAATCACGACGGCACGGTACCCGGCGACGACGTCCGCCGCATCGCGGCGCGCAAACCCGCCGCTGACGGACTTGTGGTCATTGCAAGCCGCACCCACCGCGACCAGAAGACCGATGAATATCTGAACCTCTACAAGGTGAAGGAGTTTCTCGCCGCCGGATCGTCGCTGAAGTTCTGCATCATCGCTGCCGGCGAGGCCGATCTCTATCCGCGTCACGGCCGCACGATGGAGTGGGACACGGCGGCAGGCCATGCGGTGCTTGCCGCGGCCGGCGGCACGGTCACCCAGCTCGACGGCACGCCGCTGATCTACGGCAAGGTCGAGCGTGGTCTCGATAATCCGTTCTTTGTGGCGCGCGGCGCCGGCGCTTGACGCACCCCGAGACCCGGGCCGGTTCAGTGAACCGGTCCGGGTCTGGTGCTGTCGAGGCCGTCGGAAAGGATCGGCTCGGTCGGCGCGAACCGGCGAACTGGCCCCCCGACCGTCGGGGGTCCGCGCCGACCCCGCCTGACATCTCTGCCGGCGGAGAGCTGATCGTGAAGACAGTTTGCAATCGCCATGCCGCCGATTTCAGGTCTGTTCGCCCCCTCACGGCACGAAACCGCAGGGATTTCGGGGCCCGTTAACGCCGGCCGTACCGGATCGGGACGGACTTCAGGGCTTCTTGACGAAGGCGCCGGCGGCGTTCTCGACATACTGGCCGGACGGCGTCTTGGCGATCAGCTTCTCGGCGGCGAGCTTCTCGACCGCGTTGAGCGACGCGCCCGATGTCCGCGCCGCGATCTCCTGATAGGAGGCGCGGCGGCGCAGGTTGATGTCGTCGACAAGCTGGCGAAGTTCCGGCGTCGGGCTCGACGTCACAATGCCGATATAACCGTTCTGACGTTCGCCGACGAGGCCCTGCGCCTTGGCGGAATCGAGGTCGATCGCGAAGGCGGGAGCGGCAAAGGCCAGACCGGCCAGAAGTGCCAGCATCGCCACAAGAGATTTTGCAAAGATGGCCATGTCGTTCCGCTCCTCAGAACAGGTCGGGGTTGTCGGCGAGCAACTGGTCGAGGTCACGATCGACCTTGATGCGGATTTCCTGCTCGATCTTGACGTTGAGATTGATCTCAATGGGCTTGTCCGGCGCCTCGATCTTGACGGTCGGGTTGCAGCCGGCAACGAACAAGGCAGCGGCCAGTACCGCTGAAAATCGAATGGCGAATTTGGATTGATCTCGATTCATGGTCCCGTCTTGTCGGCTGGGGGCGTGACCGCCGGGGCGGACTGATCCCTGATGAGCTCCATTGGCCGGAACCCAACGGTACCACGTCGCAGCACGTCCGCAAGCGATCCCTCCAGCCTCACATTGATGGCAAAGGGATAACCGCTGTAGAGATCGGGGTTCGAACCGCGCAGTCCGAGCCGCAACACAAGCTCGCCATTGGCATTGCCGGACAAACCGCCCGTCAGCTCGGTGTAATGAAAATTGCGCAATGCATCGGTGAGCAGTTTGGTCTCTTCGCCGGGCGCGATATCGCTGCCCGCGCCGAGATAGACGATGATCCCTTCGTCTTCCGCCGCCAGCG contains these protein-coding regions:
- the ctrA gene encoding response regulator transcription factor CtrA, with protein sequence MRVLLIEDDSATAQSIELMLKSDGFNVYTTDLGEEGVDLGKLYDYDIILLDLNLPDMSGYEVLKSLRVGKIATPILILSGLAGIENKVRGLGFGADDYMTKPFHKDELVARIHAVVRRSKGHSQSVINTGKLTVNLDTKTVEVEGSRVHLTGKEYQMLELLSLRKGTTLTKEMFLNHLYGGMDEPELKIIDVFICKLRKKLAASTGGDHYIETVWGRGYVLRDPSEGTMQAKASA
- the chpT gene encoding histidine phosphotransferase ChpT — encoded protein: MNETDEVSALELAALMCSRVCHDVISPVGAITNGLEVLADDDDPEMKAHAMDLITKSAAQASAKLQFARLCFGAAGSAGAELDLQDAKGVAEGLMMGEKASLVWDAPAATMGKDYVKLLLNMILIGMAAIPRGGEVAVSIAGDLAKPTIRVRSTGQAARVPEETAKFLGGRAADRFLDARAAQPYFTGLVARSLDLSIDARMDGDAFVIEASFAEGGAGV
- the cysQ gene encoding 3'(2'),5'-bisphosphate nucleotidase CysQ; amino-acid sequence: MTSSIADKAALTDELRRIAVQAGAAIMDHYDAGVEVIRKEDNSPVTAADHDAEAIILDGLRRVAPEIPVVSEEAAASGHIPEFGPHFFLVDPLDGTKEFIGKNGEFTVNIALIENRLPTAGVVYAPAKARMFFGYGPGMAFEQKIAANHDGTVPGDDVRRIAARKPAADGLVVIASRTHRDQKTDEYLNLYKVKEFLAAGSSLKFCIIAAGEADLYPRHGRTMEWDTAAGHAVLAAAGGTVTQLDGTPLIYGKVERGLDNPFFVARGAGA
- a CDS encoding YdbL family protein → MAIFAKSLVAMLALLAGLAFAAPAFAIDLDSAKAQGLVGERQNGYIGIVTSSPTPELRQLVDDINLRRRASYQEIAARTSGASLNAVEKLAAEKLIAKTPSGQYVENAAGAFVKKP
- a CDS encoding YnbE family lipoprotein, which translates into the protein MNRDQSKFAIRFSAVLAAALFVAGCNPTVKIEAPDKPIEINLNVKIEQEIRIKVDRDLDQLLADNPDLF